One Vigna unguiculata cultivar IT97K-499-35 chromosome 7, ASM411807v1, whole genome shotgun sequence genomic region harbors:
- the LOC114190745 gene encoding leucoanthocyanidin reductase-like, which produces MVTSPTIPNATTTKGRVLIIGATGFIGRFVAEASLLTAHPTYLLLRPPPLVPSKDAIVKTFQEKGAIVIHGVINNKDFVEKILKEYEIDIVISAIGAKSLLDQLILVEAMKSVKTIKRFLASEFGHDVDRADPVEPGLTMYNEKRLVRRMVEKSGVPYTNICCNSIASWPYYDNCHPSQLPPPLDQLQIYGHGNVKAYFVDGIDIGKFTMKVIDDVRTVNKNVHFRPSNNCYSINELASLWEMKIGRTIPRVTVTEDDLLAAAAENCIPRSIVASFTHDIFIKGCQVNFKIDGVDDVEISTLYPDEAFRSLEDCYEDFAHMIDDKIHKEEHKIKGTKSVVEAVPITASCG; this is translated from the exons ATGGTAACGTCACCAACCATTCCCAACGCCACCACCACCAAGGGTCGTGTTCTCATCATCGGAGCAACGGGTTTCATAGGCAGGTTTGTGGCTGAGGCAAGCCTCCTCACCGCACACCCCACCTACTTGCTTCTCAGGCCACCACCTCTTGTCCCTTCCAAGGACGCCATTGTTAAAACCTTCCAAGAAAAAGGGGCCATAGTCATTCAC GGTGTGATAAATAACAAGGACTTTGTGGAAAAGATTTTGAAAGAGTATGAAATAGACATTGTCATTTCTGCCATCGGTGCCAAGAGCTTGCTGGATCAGCTAATACTGGTGGAGGCCATGAAATCTGTCAAGACTATTAAG AGGTTTTTGGCTTCGGAGTTTGGGCATGATGTTGACAGAGCGGATCCTGTGGAGCCAGGTCTAACAATGTACAATGAGAAGCGATTGGTTAGGCGCATGGTTGAGAAATCTGGGGTGCCATACACCAATATTTGTTGCAATTCCATTGCTTCTTGGCCTTACTACGACAATTGCCACCCATCTCAGCTTCCTCCACCCTTGGATCAGTTGCAAATCTATGGTCACGGTAATGTCAAAG CTTACTTTGTTGATGGCATTGATATTGGAAAGTTCACCATGAAGGTTATTGATGATGTAAGAACAGTCAACAAAAATGTTCATTTTCGACCATCTAACAACTGCTACAGCATCAATGAACTCGCTTCTTTGTGGGAAATGAAAATTGGCCGCACAATCCCCAGAGTGACCGTAACAGAAGATGATCTTCTAGCAGCAGCTGCAG AAAATTGCATACCCCGAAGTATCGTGGCATCTTTCACTCATGACATATTCATCAAAGGTTGTCAAGTTAACTTCAAGATAGATGGAGTTGATGATGTTGAGATCAGCACTTTGTATCCTGATGAAGCATTCAGAAGCTTGGAGGATTGTTACGAGGACTTTGCTCATATGATTGACGACAAGATTCATAAAGAGGAACATAAAATTAAGGGCACAAAGTCTGTAGTGGAAGCAGTGCCAATCACAGCTTCCTGTGGATAA